The following are encoded together in the Actinoplanes sp. N902-109 genome:
- a CDS encoding ATP-binding protein → MPDASPYLFDSRATDVRVTSDIDGAMIDVVVRGRWDVPLAAALTRTFRQCLAECPDSIVADLRELADPAGESVPTLLHAAASVRLAVCLTPDSPLRTRLPDVFPTVDAARQFLTSRRTPARPIRLSLPPAPESSSAARNLVGEACHQWQLPSLLHPGRAVMSELVGNAIEHARTEMDVSVSRRGGALHLAVRDHDPALPHVRALAPVITGRPLDERGHGLLVVDADAMAWGAMRTAGGKVVWATIRDRGGSPRRW, encoded by the coding sequence ATGCCGGATGCATCCCCGTACCTCTTCGACAGCCGGGCCACCGATGTCCGCGTCACCAGCGACATCGACGGCGCGATGATCGACGTGGTGGTGCGGGGCCGGTGGGACGTACCGCTCGCGGCGGCCCTGACCCGGACCTTCCGGCAGTGCCTCGCGGAATGCCCGGACAGCATCGTCGCGGATCTGCGCGAGCTGGCGGACCCCGCGGGCGAGAGCGTTCCGACCTTGCTGCACGCTGCCGCATCCGTACGGCTGGCAGTGTGCCTGACACCGGACAGCCCGCTGCGCACCCGCCTGCCGGACGTGTTCCCGACGGTCGACGCGGCCCGGCAGTTCCTCACCTCGCGGCGCACCCCGGCCCGGCCCATCCGGCTGTCCCTGCCCCCGGCGCCGGAATCGTCCAGTGCCGCCCGCAACCTCGTCGGGGAGGCATGCCATCAGTGGCAGCTGCCGAGCCTGCTGCACCCCGGCCGGGCGGTGATGTCCGAGCTGGTGGGGAACGCCATCGAACACGCCCGTACGGAGATGGACGTCTCGGTCTCGCGCCGCGGCGGCGCGCTGCACCTGGCCGTGCGTGACCACGACCCGGCGCTGCCGCACGTGCGGGCGCTGGCCCCGGTCATCACCGGCCGCCCGCTCGACGAACGGGGGCACGGCCTGCTGGTGGTGGACGCCGACGCGATGGCCTGGGGAGCGATGCGCACGGCCGGCGGCAAGGTGGTGTGGGCGACCATCCGCGACCGCGGCGGTTCCCCGCGGCGCTGGTAG
- a CDS encoding beta-N-acetylhexosaminidase, protein MTRELGDVIPVPGEVRPDPAADFTLDPGTTIGATPGTERVAGHLAAALRPATGFPVPITPVDGSIMMSLDPALGAEAYRIDVTPERIVLTGGDPAGAFYAVQTLRQLLPAEIHAGTPQQAEWVVPGGVIADRPRFGYRGAMLDVARHFFTVDEVKQYLDALVQFKINHLHLHLTDDQGWRIDIDSWPKLTAISGGAGTGVDGAGPGFYTKADYAELVSYARERFVTIVPEIDMPGHVNAAQVAYPELTADGVAPALRTDIEVGYSSLVAGKEETYAFADDVLREIAALTPGPYVHIGGDEAQATTAEDYRMFIERVLPLVTKYGKRPIGWHEMATVDLPADAVTHFWRIEAADEGTARAAARGNKIIMSPADKTYLDMRYAADTRPGLEWAGLIDVATAYGWDPADRLPGVGEEALLGVEAPLWSETLRSLADAYTMTFPRLPAIAEIGWSPRESHDWESFRRRLAAFAPRWQQQGIAFHPSPEVFG, encoded by the coding sequence GTGACTAGAGAACTGGGCGATGTCATACCTGTCCCGGGCGAGGTGCGGCCGGACCCGGCCGCTGACTTCACCCTCGATCCCGGTACGACGATAGGCGCGACCCCCGGCACGGAAAGGGTGGCCGGGCACCTGGCGGCGGCCCTGCGCCCGGCCACCGGCTTCCCGGTGCCGATCACCCCGGTGGACGGCTCGATCATGATGTCCCTCGATCCCGCGCTGGGTGCCGAGGCGTACCGGATCGACGTGACGCCGGAGCGGATCGTGCTCACCGGGGGTGACCCGGCCGGGGCCTTCTATGCCGTGCAGACGCTGCGCCAGCTGCTGCCCGCCGAGATCCACGCGGGCACGCCGCAGCAGGCCGAGTGGGTCGTGCCGGGCGGTGTGATCGCCGACCGGCCGCGGTTCGGCTACCGCGGGGCGATGCTCGACGTGGCGCGGCACTTCTTCACCGTCGACGAGGTCAAGCAGTATCTCGACGCGCTCGTCCAGTTCAAGATCAACCACCTGCACCTGCACCTGACCGACGACCAGGGCTGGCGGATCGACATCGACAGCTGGCCCAAGCTCACCGCGATCAGCGGCGGGGCGGGCACCGGGGTCGACGGTGCCGGGCCGGGCTTCTACACGAAGGCGGACTACGCGGAGCTGGTCTCGTACGCGCGGGAACGGTTCGTCACGATCGTGCCGGAGATCGACATGCCGGGACACGTGAACGCCGCGCAGGTCGCCTATCCCGAGCTGACCGCGGACGGCGTCGCACCGGCGCTGCGCACCGACATCGAGGTCGGCTACAGCTCGCTGGTGGCCGGCAAGGAAGAGACGTATGCGTTCGCCGACGACGTGCTGCGCGAGATCGCGGCGCTGACCCCGGGGCCGTACGTACACATCGGCGGTGACGAGGCGCAGGCCACCACCGCCGAGGACTACCGCATGTTCATCGAACGGGTGCTGCCGCTGGTCACCAAGTACGGCAAGCGGCCGATCGGCTGGCACGAGATGGCCACCGTCGACCTGCCCGCCGACGCCGTCACGCACTTCTGGCGGATCGAGGCGGCCGACGAGGGCACCGCGCGGGCCGCCGCCCGGGGCAACAAGATCATCATGTCCCCCGCCGACAAGACCTACCTGGACATGCGGTACGCCGCCGACACCCGGCCCGGGCTGGAGTGGGCCGGGCTGATCGACGTGGCGACGGCCTACGGCTGGGACCCGGCCGACCGGCTGCCCGGCGTGGGCGAGGAGGCGCTGCTCGGTGTCGAGGCGCCGCTGTGGTCGGAGACCCTGCGCAGCCTCGCCGACGCCTACACCATGACCTTCCCGCGGCTCCCGGCCATCGCCGAGATCGGCTGGTCACCGCGGGAGAGCCACGACTGGGAATCGTTCCGCCGGCGGCTGGCCGCGTTCGCCCCGCGCTGGCAGCAGCAGGGCATCGCGTTCCACCCGTCCCCGGAGGTCTTCGGCTAA
- a CDS encoding GNAT family N-acetyltransferase translates to MAISTRPATEADAAALHDLAARTFGLATPSDMAQSDIEAFIALHLSQARFETYLTDPQRIVLITAEDGKPVGYSMLVGGPIADPEVAATVDTAAARLAGGGGAIELSKFYVLPGSHGSGLAATLMTATLTAAAGTGAALCWLGVNQRNVRAAKFYTKQGFEIVGTKRFLVGDTWCDDHVRARALGGHRLS, encoded by the coding sequence ATGGCGATCTCCACCCGGCCGGCGACCGAGGCGGACGCGGCCGCACTGCACGATCTCGCGGCTCGCACGTTCGGCCTGGCCACCCCGTCGGACATGGCGCAGAGCGACATCGAGGCGTTCATCGCGCTGCACCTGTCGCAGGCCCGGTTCGAGACGTACCTCACGGATCCGCAGCGGATTGTGTTGATCACGGCCGAGGACGGCAAGCCGGTCGGCTATTCGATGCTGGTGGGCGGCCCGATCGCCGACCCGGAGGTCGCGGCCACGGTGGACACCGCGGCGGCCAGGCTCGCGGGCGGTGGCGGTGCCATCGAGCTGAGCAAGTTCTATGTGCTGCCCGGCTCGCACGGCAGCGGGCTCGCCGCGACGCTGATGACGGCCACCCTGACGGCGGCCGCCGGGACCGGCGCGGCGCTCTGCTGGCTGGGCGTCAACCAGCGGAACGTGCGGGCCGCGAAGTTCTACACCAAGCAGGGCTTCGAGATCGTCGGCACCAAGCGCTTCCTGGTCGGCGACACCTGGTGCGACGATCACGTCCGCGCCCGTGCGCTCGGCGGCCATCGGCTCAGTTGA
- a CDS encoding GrpB family protein yields MTVAEPDPRWAERGRTAVGVLSPLFEAVEHIGSTAVPGLIARPVIDLLAAARDLDAINDEALRSYGYRKERPLLYWREDYDSLRYELRVVPARTWAARDERQFRNRLLAEPAIRERYAAVKLDLLDRFGPGEAYTRGKTEFIRGLTR; encoded by the coding sequence GTGACTGTCGCGGAGCCGGACCCGCGCTGGGCCGAGCGCGGCCGCACGGCGGTCGGGGTGCTGTCGCCGCTGTTCGAAGCGGTCGAGCACATCGGCAGCACGGCCGTGCCGGGCCTGATCGCCCGGCCGGTCATCGACCTGCTGGCCGCCGCCCGCGATCTCGACGCGATCAACGACGAGGCGCTGCGCAGCTACGGCTACCGCAAGGAACGGCCGCTGCTCTACTGGCGCGAGGACTACGACAGCCTGCGCTACGAGCTGCGGGTGGTGCCGGCACGCACCTGGGCGGCCCGCGACGAGCGGCAGTTCCGCAACCGGCTGCTGGCGGAGCCGGCCATCCGGGAGCGCTACGCCGCGGTGAAGCTGGACCTGTTGGACCGGTTCGGACCCGGCGAGGCATATACGCGCGGTAAGACCGAATTCATCCGCGGCCTGACCCGATAA
- a CDS encoding YafY family protein — MANTSARMLRLLSLLQTHRYWPGAELAERLEVSPRTLRRDVDRLRELGYPVDASRGVAGGYQLQAGAAMPPLLLDDEEAVAIAVGLRTAAAGAVAGFEETSVRALAKVIQLLPPRLRKRMDALRVATAPGLPGSGPAVDASALTTIALACRAEERLRFTYTTRPTAPDATEPGRVSQRHVEPHRLVSLGHRWYLVAWDLERGDWRSFRVDRLSKPALTGARFRPREIPGGDPVAWMRSRLADAPHRYDVSVLIHRDAGSVRRFVGQWGRVEDAGPGGCRLRMSVDDLGWPTMVLASLGARFVVESPPELPDHLQQAALTLLNGAGPDAARAGEEARAPSPAQLSPADRHPRGVDTQPAT, encoded by the coding sequence ATGGCGAACACGAGCGCGCGGATGCTGCGGCTGCTGTCCCTGCTGCAGACGCACCGCTACTGGCCCGGGGCTGAGCTCGCCGAACGGCTCGAGGTGAGCCCGCGCACGCTGCGCCGGGACGTCGACCGCCTGCGTGAGCTCGGCTACCCGGTGGATGCCTCGCGCGGCGTGGCGGGCGGCTACCAGCTGCAAGCGGGCGCGGCGATGCCCCCGCTGCTGCTGGACGACGAGGAAGCGGTCGCGATCGCGGTCGGCTTGCGCACCGCGGCGGCGGGGGCGGTGGCAGGCTTCGAGGAAACGTCGGTGCGAGCGCTCGCCAAGGTGATCCAGCTGTTGCCGCCGCGCCTGCGCAAACGCATGGACGCGCTGCGCGTCGCCACGGCGCCGGGCCTTCCCGGCTCCGGGCCGGCCGTGGACGCCAGCGCGCTGACCACCATTGCCCTGGCCTGCCGCGCCGAGGAACGGCTGCGCTTCACCTACACCACCCGGCCGACCGCCCCGGACGCCACCGAGCCCGGGCGGGTTTCGCAGCGGCACGTCGAGCCGCATCGGCTGGTCTCGCTCGGGCACCGGTGGTATCTCGTCGCCTGGGATCTGGAGCGGGGGGACTGGCGGAGCTTTCGCGTCGACCGGCTCAGCAAGCCGGCGTTGACCGGCGCCCGGTTCCGGCCGCGGGAGATCCCCGGCGGGGATCCGGTGGCGTGGATGCGGTCGCGCCTGGCGGACGCGCCGCACCGCTATGACGTGTCGGTGCTCATCCACCGGGACGCCGGCTCGGTGCGCCGGTTCGTCGGCCAGTGGGGCCGGGTCGAGGACGCCGGGCCGGGAGGCTGCCGGCTGCGGATGAGCGTGGACGACCTCGGCTGGCCCACGATGGTCCTGGCCTCGCTGGGCGCCCGGTTCGTCGTCGAATCGCCCCCCGAACTGCCCGATCACCTCCAGCAGGCGGCCCTGACCCTGCTGAACGGCGCGGGACCGGATGCGGCCCGCGCCGGGGAGGAAGCCCGGGCTCCCTCTCCGGCGCAGCTCTCACCCGCGGATCGGCACCCCCGTGGCGTCGATACGCAACCAGCAACCTAG
- a CDS encoding metalloregulator ArsR/SmtB family transcription factor has product MDEVFRALADPTRRRLLDRLREGNGRTLGELCEPLAMTRQSATQHLGVLEAANLISVVRRGREKLHYLNPVPLHELQERWIDTFERPRLRALSAVKRRAEGTVSDRPAYVYVTYIQSTPEAVWNALTDADLTAAYWGHANVSDWQPGSRWEHVRTDGSGVADVAGRVVVAEPPRRLVTTWADKDDHTQVTIDIEPFHDIVKLTVTHENLPTAEDVQLVSRGWPAVLANLKTLLETGKVLSQAPWTMPG; this is encoded by the coding sequence ATGGACGAGGTCTTCCGCGCGCTCGCCGATCCCACCCGCCGGCGGCTGCTCGACCGGCTGCGCGAAGGCAACGGCCGGACCCTCGGCGAGCTGTGCGAACCCCTTGCCATGACCCGGCAGTCGGCAACCCAGCACCTCGGGGTGCTGGAGGCTGCCAACCTGATCAGCGTGGTCCGGCGGGGCCGGGAGAAGCTGCACTACCTCAACCCGGTGCCGCTGCACGAGCTCCAGGAACGCTGGATCGACACGTTCGAGCGGCCGCGGTTGCGGGCGCTCAGCGCCGTGAAACGCCGAGCGGAGGGCACCGTGAGTGACCGGCCTGCATACGTCTATGTCACCTACATCCAGAGCACGCCCGAGGCGGTGTGGAACGCCTTGACCGATGCCGACCTGACCGCCGCGTACTGGGGACACGCCAACGTCTCCGACTGGCAGCCCGGCTCGCGCTGGGAGCACGTACGCACCGACGGCTCCGGCGTCGCCGACGTGGCAGGCCGGGTCGTGGTGGCCGAACCGCCCCGGCGGCTGGTCACCACCTGGGCGGACAAGGACGACCACACCCAGGTCACCATCGACATCGAGCCGTTCCACGACATCGTCAAGCTCACCGTCACCCACGAGAACCTGCCCACCGCCGAGGACGTACAGCTGGTGAGCCGGGGCTGGCCCGCCGTGCTGGCAAACCTCAAGACGCTGCTGGAGACCGGCAAAGTCCTGTCCCAGGCACCGTGGACGATGCCCGGATGA
- a CDS encoding magnesium and cobalt transport protein CorA, producing the protein MFGWRREPYAIPRALGRLIEGLSRHRGEAPQQRRRHNPGAVVDCAVYHDGDRQPGRTHYADAAQRARRRRDAFVWLGLHEPDEATMVSIARVFGLHELTAVQAAAGGHRPAVETVGEVTRLVLRTARYVEHEELTATSEVVDTGDVTVLVGPGFVITVRHGAAGALSSVRQELEARPALLAQGPWAVVHAVSSRMVDLYLEVAGQVERDLELVEATAFAPRGPDIAHIYQLKREMVEFKRAVLPLQDPLLRLLDRGVVPDGLHPYLVDVRGRLARAVERVAGFDDLINSILQARLAQVSVDQNNDMRKIASWAAIAAVQTAIAGVYGMNFADLPGLNWKYGYPVVLLTMVVAAVALHRRLKKVGWL; encoded by the coding sequence ATGTTCGGATGGCGGCGGGAGCCGTACGCGATACCCCGGGCGCTGGGCCGGCTCATCGAAGGACTCAGCCGGCATCGGGGGGAAGCGCCGCAGCAGCGCCGCCGGCACAACCCCGGTGCCGTGGTCGACTGCGCGGTCTATCACGACGGCGACCGGCAGCCCGGGCGCACCCACTACGCGGACGCGGCGCAGCGGGCACGACGGCGGCGGGACGCCTTCGTGTGGCTGGGGCTGCACGAGCCCGACGAGGCGACGATGGTCTCGATCGCCCGGGTGTTCGGGCTGCACGAGCTGACCGCCGTGCAGGCCGCCGCGGGTGGGCACCGACCGGCCGTCGAGACGGTCGGTGAGGTGACCCGGCTGGTGCTGCGGACCGCCCGGTACGTCGAGCACGAGGAGCTGACCGCCACCTCCGAGGTGGTCGACACCGGGGACGTGACGGTGCTGGTCGGGCCCGGGTTCGTGATCACGGTCCGGCACGGTGCGGCCGGCGCGCTGAGTTCCGTACGGCAGGAGCTCGAAGCGCGACCGGCGCTGCTGGCGCAGGGACCGTGGGCCGTGGTGCACGCCGTGAGCAGCCGGATGGTGGATCTCTACCTCGAGGTCGCCGGGCAGGTGGAACGCGATCTGGAGCTGGTCGAGGCGACCGCCTTCGCACCCCGGGGGCCCGACATCGCCCACATCTACCAGCTGAAACGCGAGATGGTGGAGTTCAAGCGGGCCGTGCTGCCGTTGCAGGATCCGCTGCTGCGTCTGCTCGATCGCGGGGTGGTGCCGGACGGCCTGCACCCGTACCTTGTGGACGTGCGGGGCCGGCTCGCCCGGGCGGTGGAGCGGGTTGCCGGCTTCGACGATCTGATCAACTCGATTCTGCAGGCCCGGCTCGCCCAGGTGTCGGTGGACCAGAACAACGACATGCGCAAGATCGCGTCGTGGGCCGCGATCGCGGCCGTGCAGACCGCCATCGCCGGGGTGTACGGGATGAACTTCGCCGACCTGCCCGGGCTGAACTGGAAGTACGGCTATCCCGTCGTCCTGCTCACCATGGTGGTCGCCGCCGTCGCGCTGCACCGCAGACTGAAGAAAGTGGGTTGGCTGTGA
- a CDS encoding amidohydrolase family protein: MAVLRVRGPALPDGEVLDLWADGDRWTTEPVPGAELIEGWLLPGLVDAHTHPGAEQIGDPLDDRILRDDLHRTVDSGVTFIRSPGLAGEPPDWFGQDPDVPRAVHAGPWIAQFGQFFDGWGRRAGHAELPELAAAQAARTGWAKIIADWRAGDEPVPLDVLCRIVERVHAVGGRVAVHSQKPFGGTNAVRAGVDSIEHGEGLDPALLADMAAHGIAFTPTLSVLLSSVDAIRARADSPARRATLTARLAHPGLTAAAAEAGVTLLAGTDTRPMGGIATEVRAMVAAGVPAHTALGAASWTARAYLGLPGLEPGAPADAVVYRADPRTGLAELDHPQAVVIRGVRVR, translated from the coding sequence ATGGCTGTTCTCCGGGTGCGTGGGCCGGCTCTGCCCGACGGCGAGGTGCTGGATCTGTGGGCGGACGGCGACCGGTGGACCACCGAGCCGGTGCCGGGGGCCGAGCTGATCGAGGGCTGGCTGCTGCCCGGGCTGGTGGACGCGCACACCCATCCGGGGGCCGAGCAGATCGGTGATCCGCTCGACGACCGGATCCTGCGCGACGACCTGCACCGGACGGTCGACAGCGGGGTGACCTTCATCCGTTCGCCGGGGCTGGCCGGTGAACCGCCGGACTGGTTCGGCCAGGACCCCGATGTGCCGCGGGCGGTGCACGCCGGGCCGTGGATCGCCCAGTTCGGACAGTTCTTCGACGGCTGGGGGCGCCGGGCCGGGCACGCCGAGCTGCCGGAGCTGGCCGCCGCGCAGGCCGCCCGCACCGGATGGGCGAAGATCATCGCCGACTGGAGGGCGGGCGACGAGCCGGTACCGCTCGACGTGCTGTGCCGGATCGTCGAGCGGGTCCATGCCGTCGGTGGCCGCGTGGCGGTGCATTCCCAGAAACCGTTCGGGGGTACGAACGCAGTGCGGGCCGGTGTCGACTCGATCGAGCACGGCGAGGGGCTCGACCCGGCACTGCTCGCCGACATGGCAGCCCACGGCATCGCTTTCACCCCGACGCTGTCGGTGTTGCTGAGCAGCGTCGACGCCATTCGCGCCCGGGCGGACAGCCCCGCGCGGCGGGCGACGCTGACCGCGCGGCTGGCCCATCCGGGGCTGACCGCAGCCGCCGCCGAGGCCGGCGTCACCCTGCTCGCGGGCACCGACACCCGGCCGATGGGCGGCATCGCCACCGAGGTGCGGGCGATGGTCGCGGCGGGGGTGCCGGCACACACCGCGCTCGGTGCCGCGTCCTGGACAGCGCGGGCCTATCTCGGGCTGCCGGGGCTCGAACCCGGTGCCCCCGCGGATGCCGTCGTGTATCGAGCTGATCCCCGTACGGGCCTGGCCGAGCTCGACCACCCGCAAGCGGTCGTCATCCGCGGGGTACGGGTGCGCTGA